In the genome of Populus alba chromosome 11, ASM523922v2, whole genome shotgun sequence, one region contains:
- the LOC118031419 gene encoding uncharacterized protein isoform X2 — protein sequence MCSLRQAIEVISSLISYSHPIKVFSVKWQLIRNKLEELCSSLTALENCDSIQNPILSGMISAIVASASDCYDLARRCVDLSYNGKLLMQSDLDVMVAKFERHVKNLFGICTTGILTQGFAIVVSRPGVNACKDDMRFYIRDLLTRMKIGDLEMKRQALLNLYDVVVEDDKYVKILVEVGDIVNILVSLLDSVELEIQQEAAKVVSVISGFDSYKSVLIGAGIIGPLIRVLESGSEISKEGAARSLQKLTENSENAWSVSAYGGVTALLKICTSVDSRTALVCPACGILRNLVGVDEIKSFMIEEGAVPALIKLARSKDEAVQLSSIEFLQNIASVDDSVRQLVAREGGIRALVRVFDPKSACSSESREMALRAIENLCFSSTVYIIMLMNYGFMDQLLFFLRNGDVSVQELALKAVFRLCGKSEETKKAMGDAGFMSELVKFVDAKSFEVREMAAVALSSLVSVPKNRKRFVQDDRNVGFLLQLLDQEEANSGNPERHVNSSYQEKRWTPKTVMDELLDIFAFVFSLPFLVMALSYEKTFYNVLSLC from the exons ATGTGCAGTCTCAGGCAAGCTATTGAGGTTATTTCTTCTTTGATCTCCTACTCTCATCCAATTAAAGTTTTTTCCGTGAAATGGCAACTGATTAGAAACAAGCTAGAAGAGCTATGCTCAAGCCTGACTGCCCTAGAGAATTGTGATTCAATCCAGAATCCAATACTTTCAGGCATGATATCTGCTATCGTAGCCTCTGCTAGTGACTGCTATGATCTTGCTAGAAGATGCGTGGATCTTTCGTACAATGGCAAGCTCTTGATGCAGAGTGATTTGGATGTAATGGTTGCAAAGTTTGAGAGACATGTGAAGAATCTATTTGGGATTTGTACTACAGGCATTTTGACTCAGGGTTTTGCCATTGTTGTGTCTAGGCCTGGTGTCAATGCTTGCAAAGATGATATGAGGTTTTACATTAGAGATCTGTTGACAAGAATGAAAATTGGTGACTTGGAAATGAAGAGACAGGCTTTGCTCAATTTGTATGATGTTGTTGTTGAAGATGACAAGTATGTGAAGATACTTGTCGAAGTTGGTGACATAGTGAATATACTGGTTAGTCTTCTTGATTCAGTGGAATTGGAAATTCAACAAGAGGCTGCAAAGGTCGTGTCAGTGATTTCGGGCTTCGATTCCTACAAATCTGTTTTGATTGGAGCTGGGATTATAGGGCCTTTGATCAGGGTTTTGGAGAGTGGCAGTGAAATAAGCAAGGAGGGTGCTGCAAGAAGCTTGCAAAAATTAACTGAGAATTCTGAAAATGCTTGGTCAGTTTCAGCTTATGGGGGTGTGACAGCTCTACTGAAAATATGTACTAGTGTTGATTCTAGAACAGCACTTGTTTGCCCTGCTTGTGGGATATTGAGAAATCTTGTTGGTGTTGATGAAATAAAGAGCTTTATGATTGAAGAAGGTGCAGTTCCTGCATTAATCAAGCTGGCAAGATCAAAAGATGAAGCTGTGCAGCTAAGTTCGATCGAGTTCCTTCAAAATATTGCATCTGTAGACGATTCAGTGAGGCAGTTGGTGGCCAGAGAAGGTGGAATTCGGGCATTAGTACGGGTTTTTGATCCGAAAAGCGCTTGTTCTTCAGAATCTCGAGAGATGGCATTAAGGGCAATTGAGAATCTATGTTTCTCTTCAACTGTTTATATCATTATGCTGATGAATTATGGTTTTATGGATcagcttcttttctttcttcgaAATGGAGATGTTTCGGTTCAAGAATTGGCACTGAAAGCAGTATTTAGGCTCTGTGGAAAATCAGAGGAAACTAAAAAGGCAATGGGGGATGCAGGATTCATGTCAGAGCTTGTTAAGTTTGTTGATGCAAAATCATTTGAAGTTAGAGAGATGGCAGCTGTGGCACTCTCCAGCTTAGTTTCGGTGCCTAAAAACCGTAAGAGATTCGTGCAGGACGATCGCAATGTGGGCTTTCTTCTTCAATTGCTCGACCAAGAAGAGGCAAATTCAG GAAACCCAGAGAGGCATGTGAACAGTTCCTatcaagaaaaaagatggaCACCAAAGACAGTGATGGATGAATTGCTCGACATATTTGCGTTTGTCTTTTCCCTTCCCTTTCTTGTTATGGCACTTTCGTATGAAAAGacattttataatgttttgagcttatgctaa
- the LOC118031418 gene encoding sugar carrier protein C, whose translation MPSVGIAVGDNKKEYPGNLTPFVTVTCVVAAMGGLIFGYDIGISGGVTSMPSFLRKFFPSVYHKQQDSITNKYCKYDSQTLTMFTSSLYLAALLASLVASIVTRKYGRKLSMLFGGLLFCAGAIINGFAKAVWMLILGRILLGFGIGFTNQSVPLYLSEMAPYKYRGALNIGFQLSITAGILIANVLNYFFSKIHGGWGWRLSLGGAMVPALIITVGSLVLPDTPNSMIERGQHDEAREKLKRVRGVDDVDEEFNDLVAASEASKKVENSWKNLLQRKYRPHVAMAVMIPFFQQLTGINVIMFYAPVLFNTIGFGNDAALMSAVITGIVNVVATMVSIYGVDKWGRRFFFLQGGCQMLISQIVVAACIGAKFGIDGNPGELPKWYGIVVVLFFCIYVAGFSWSWGPLGWLVPSEIFPLEIRSAAQSVTVSVNMLFTFIIAQVFLTMLCHLKFGIFLFLAFFVVLMSIFIYYFLPETKGIPIEEMGQVWTTHWFWARYVTDEDYPMGGGYEMTEGGQGPKSV comes from the exons ATGCCTTCAGTAGGGATAGCTGTTGGTGACAACAAAAAGGAATATCCGGGCAACCTGACTCCTTTTGTCACTGTAACATGTGTTGTTGCAGCCATGGGTGGCTTGATCTTTGGTTACGATATTGGGATTTCTG gTGGAGTTACGTCCATGCCATCATTCTTGaggaagttttttccatctgtTTACCATAAACAGCAAGACTCCATTACAAACAAGTACTGCAAATATGACAGTCAAACACTAACCATGTTCACTTCTTCCCTGTATTTGGCTGCTTTATTGGCATCACTTGTGGCATCCATAGTCACTCGTAAATATGGAAGGAAACTCTCCATGTTGTTTGGAGGTCTTCTCTTCTGTGCTGGCGCCATCATCAATGGTTTTGCTAAAGCTGTATGGATGTTGATTCTTGGTAGAATCTTGCTTGGTTTTGGTATAGGCTTTACCAATCAG TCTGTGCCACTCTACCTCTCAGAGATGGCTCCGTACAAGTACAGAGGTGCACTCAACATTGGTTTTCAATTATCAATCACAGCTGGTATCCTGATTGCCAATGTATTAAactatttcttttctaaaatcCATGGTGGTTGGGGATGGAGATTGAGTTTGGGTGGTGCTATGGTTCCTGCACTCATAATCACAGTTGGATCATTAGTCCTTCCTGACACTCCAAACTCTATGATCGAACGTGGCCAGCATGACGAGGCtagagaaaaattgaaaagagttcgtggtgttgatgatgttgACGAGGAGTTTAATGACCTTGTTGCTGCTAGTGAAGCTTCAAAGAAAGTTGAAAATTCATGGAAAAATTTGTTGCAAAGAAAGTACAGGCCCCACGTAGCTATGGCTGTAATGATTCCATTCTTTCAGCAACTTACTGGCATCAATGTCATTATGTTTTACGCTCCTGTTTTGTTCAACACGATTGGTTTTGGTAATGACGCTGCGCTCATGTCTGCTGTGATCACCGGTATTGTTAATGTTGTTGCTACCATGGTTTCTATCTACGGTGTTGATAAGTGGGGAAGAAGGTTTTTCTTCCTTCAAGGTGGCTGTCAGATGTTGATATCCCAG ATAGTTGTAGCAGCTTGTATTGGTGCCAAGTTTGGAATTGATGGGAACCCTGGTGAATTGCCCAAGTGGTATGGTATTGTTGTGGTGCTTTTCTTCTGCATTTACGTTGCTGGATTTTCCTGGTCTTGGGGTCCTCTTGGTTGGTTGGTACCAAGTGAAATCTTCCCGTTGGAGATCCGATCAGCTGCACAAAGTGTCACCGTGTCTGTCAACATGCTTTTCACATTCATAATTGCCCAAGTTTTTCTAACAATGCTTTGCCACTTGAAGTTTGGGATCTTCCTCTTCCTTGCATTCTTTGTGGTGCTGATGTCCATCTTTATCTACTACTTCTTGCCTGAGACGAAGGGCATTCCCATTGAAGAGATGGGACAAGTATGGACGACACACTGGTTCTGGGCAAGATATGTTACCGATGAAGATTATCCCATGGGAGGAGGCTATGAGATGACCGAAGGAGGACAAGGTCCGAAGAGTGTGTAG
- the LOC118031419 gene encoding uncharacterized protein isoform X1 codes for MCSLRQAIEVISSLISYSHPIKVFSVKWQLIRNKLEELCSSLTALENCDSIQNPILSGMISAIVASASDCYDLARRCVDLSYNGKLLMQSDLDVMVAKFERHVKNLFGICTTGILTQGFAIVVSRPGVNACKDDMRFYIRDLLTRMKIGDLEMKRQALLNLYDVVVEDDKYVKILVEVGDIVNILVSLLDSVELEIQQEAAKVVSVISGFDSYKSVLIGAGIIGPLIRVLESGSEISKEGAARSLQKLTENSENAWSVSAYGGVTALLKICTSVDSRTALVCPACGILRNLVGVDEIKSFMIEEGAVPALIKLARSKDEAVQLSSIEFLQNIASVDDSVRQLVAREGGIRALVRVFDPKSACSSESREMALRAIENLCFSSTVYIIMLMNYGFMDQLLFFLRNGDVSVQELALKAVFRLCGKSEETKKAMGDAGFMSELVKFVDAKSFEVREMAAVALSSLVSVPKNRKRFVQDDRNVGFLLQLLDQEEANSGSKKLLISILLSLTSCNSGRKKIASSGYLKNIEKLAEAEVSDAKRLVRKLSTNRFRSILNVIWHS; via the coding sequence ATGTGCAGTCTCAGGCAAGCTATTGAGGTTATTTCTTCTTTGATCTCCTACTCTCATCCAATTAAAGTTTTTTCCGTGAAATGGCAACTGATTAGAAACAAGCTAGAAGAGCTATGCTCAAGCCTGACTGCCCTAGAGAATTGTGATTCAATCCAGAATCCAATACTTTCAGGCATGATATCTGCTATCGTAGCCTCTGCTAGTGACTGCTATGATCTTGCTAGAAGATGCGTGGATCTTTCGTACAATGGCAAGCTCTTGATGCAGAGTGATTTGGATGTAATGGTTGCAAAGTTTGAGAGACATGTGAAGAATCTATTTGGGATTTGTACTACAGGCATTTTGACTCAGGGTTTTGCCATTGTTGTGTCTAGGCCTGGTGTCAATGCTTGCAAAGATGATATGAGGTTTTACATTAGAGATCTGTTGACAAGAATGAAAATTGGTGACTTGGAAATGAAGAGACAGGCTTTGCTCAATTTGTATGATGTTGTTGTTGAAGATGACAAGTATGTGAAGATACTTGTCGAAGTTGGTGACATAGTGAATATACTGGTTAGTCTTCTTGATTCAGTGGAATTGGAAATTCAACAAGAGGCTGCAAAGGTCGTGTCAGTGATTTCGGGCTTCGATTCCTACAAATCTGTTTTGATTGGAGCTGGGATTATAGGGCCTTTGATCAGGGTTTTGGAGAGTGGCAGTGAAATAAGCAAGGAGGGTGCTGCAAGAAGCTTGCAAAAATTAACTGAGAATTCTGAAAATGCTTGGTCAGTTTCAGCTTATGGGGGTGTGACAGCTCTACTGAAAATATGTACTAGTGTTGATTCTAGAACAGCACTTGTTTGCCCTGCTTGTGGGATATTGAGAAATCTTGTTGGTGTTGATGAAATAAAGAGCTTTATGATTGAAGAAGGTGCAGTTCCTGCATTAATCAAGCTGGCAAGATCAAAAGATGAAGCTGTGCAGCTAAGTTCGATCGAGTTCCTTCAAAATATTGCATCTGTAGACGATTCAGTGAGGCAGTTGGTGGCCAGAGAAGGTGGAATTCGGGCATTAGTACGGGTTTTTGATCCGAAAAGCGCTTGTTCTTCAGAATCTCGAGAGATGGCATTAAGGGCAATTGAGAATCTATGTTTCTCTTCAACTGTTTATATCATTATGCTGATGAATTATGGTTTTATGGATcagcttcttttctttcttcgaAATGGAGATGTTTCGGTTCAAGAATTGGCACTGAAAGCAGTATTTAGGCTCTGTGGAAAATCAGAGGAAACTAAAAAGGCAATGGGGGATGCAGGATTCATGTCAGAGCTTGTTAAGTTTGTTGATGCAAAATCATTTGAAGTTAGAGAGATGGCAGCTGTGGCACTCTCCAGCTTAGTTTCGGTGCCTAAAAACCGTAAGAGATTCGTGCAGGACGATCGCAATGTGGGCTTTCTTCTTCAATTGCTCGACCAAGAAGAGGCAAATTCAGGTAGCAAAAAGTTACTGATCTCTATATTATTGTCCTTAACAAGTTGCAATAgtggaagaaaaaagattgcCAGTTCTGGTTATTTGAAGAACATAGAAAAACTTGCAGAAGCTGAAGTTTCTGATGCTAAAAGACTTGTCAGGAAGCTCTCCACAAATAGATTCCGTAGCATATTAAATGTAATCTGGCATTCTTGA
- the LOC118031419 gene encoding uncharacterized protein isoform X3: protein MCSLRQAIEVISSLISYSHPIKVFSVKWQLIRNKLEELCSSLTALENCDSIQNPILSGMISAIVASASDCYDLARRCVDLSYNGKLLMQSDLDVMVAKFERHVKNLFGICTTGILTQGFAIVVSRPGVNACKDDMRFYIRDLLTRMKIGDLEMKRQALLNLYDVVVEDDKYVKILVEVGDIVNILVSLLDSVELEIQQEAAKVVSVISGFDSYKSVLIGAGIIGPLIRVLESGSEISKEGAARSLQKLTENSENAWSVSAYGGVTALLKICTSVDSRTALVCPACGILRNLVGVDEIKSFMIEEGAVPALIKLARSKDEAVQLSSIEFLQNIASVDDSVRQLVAREGGIRALVRVFDPKSACSSESREMALRAIENLCFSSTVYIIMLMNYGFMDQLLFFLRNGDVSVQELALKAVFRLCGKSEETKKAMGDAGFMSELVKFVDAKSFEVREMAAVALSSLVSVPKNRKRFVQDDRNVGFLLQLLDQEEANSAFVMKHTWEWQETQRGM, encoded by the exons ATGTGCAGTCTCAGGCAAGCTATTGAGGTTATTTCTTCTTTGATCTCCTACTCTCATCCAATTAAAGTTTTTTCCGTGAAATGGCAACTGATTAGAAACAAGCTAGAAGAGCTATGCTCAAGCCTGACTGCCCTAGAGAATTGTGATTCAATCCAGAATCCAATACTTTCAGGCATGATATCTGCTATCGTAGCCTCTGCTAGTGACTGCTATGATCTTGCTAGAAGATGCGTGGATCTTTCGTACAATGGCAAGCTCTTGATGCAGAGTGATTTGGATGTAATGGTTGCAAAGTTTGAGAGACATGTGAAGAATCTATTTGGGATTTGTACTACAGGCATTTTGACTCAGGGTTTTGCCATTGTTGTGTCTAGGCCTGGTGTCAATGCTTGCAAAGATGATATGAGGTTTTACATTAGAGATCTGTTGACAAGAATGAAAATTGGTGACTTGGAAATGAAGAGACAGGCTTTGCTCAATTTGTATGATGTTGTTGTTGAAGATGACAAGTATGTGAAGATACTTGTCGAAGTTGGTGACATAGTGAATATACTGGTTAGTCTTCTTGATTCAGTGGAATTGGAAATTCAACAAGAGGCTGCAAAGGTCGTGTCAGTGATTTCGGGCTTCGATTCCTACAAATCTGTTTTGATTGGAGCTGGGATTATAGGGCCTTTGATCAGGGTTTTGGAGAGTGGCAGTGAAATAAGCAAGGAGGGTGCTGCAAGAAGCTTGCAAAAATTAACTGAGAATTCTGAAAATGCTTGGTCAGTTTCAGCTTATGGGGGTGTGACAGCTCTACTGAAAATATGTACTAGTGTTGATTCTAGAACAGCACTTGTTTGCCCTGCTTGTGGGATATTGAGAAATCTTGTTGGTGTTGATGAAATAAAGAGCTTTATGATTGAAGAAGGTGCAGTTCCTGCATTAATCAAGCTGGCAAGATCAAAAGATGAAGCTGTGCAGCTAAGTTCGATCGAGTTCCTTCAAAATATTGCATCTGTAGACGATTCAGTGAGGCAGTTGGTGGCCAGAGAAGGTGGAATTCGGGCATTAGTACGGGTTTTTGATCCGAAAAGCGCTTGTTCTTCAGAATCTCGAGAGATGGCATTAAGGGCAATTGAGAATCTATGTTTCTCTTCAACTGTTTATATCATTATGCTGATGAATTATGGTTTTATGGATcagcttcttttctttcttcgaAATGGAGATGTTTCGGTTCAAGAATTGGCACTGAAAGCAGTATTTAGGCTCTGTGGAAAATCAGAGGAAACTAAAAAGGCAATGGGGGATGCAGGATTCATGTCAGAGCTTGTTAAGTTTGTTGATGCAAAATCATTTGAAGTTAGAGAGATGGCAGCTGTGGCACTCTCCAGCTTAGTTTCGGTGCCTAAAAACCGTAAGAGATTCGTGCAGGACGATCGCAATGTGGGCTTTCTTCTTCAATTGCTCGACCAAGAAGAGGCAAATTCAG caTTTGTGATGAAGCACACATGGGAATGGCAGGAAACCCAGAGAGGCATGTGA